Proteins encoded within one genomic window of Amorphoplanes friuliensis DSM 7358:
- the cofD gene encoding 2-phospho-L-lactate transferase produces MRIVVLTGGIGGARFLVGVRAHARRIGAEVTAVVNVGDDVRMHGLQICPDLDSVMYTLGGAADPDRGWGRVGETWVVKEELAKYGAEPSWFGLGDKDTATHLVRTTMLNAGYPLSAVTTALCDRWQPGIKMLPASDDRLETHVVVDVEGERKAIHFQEWWVRYRGDVPTHRFVFVGAETAKPAAGVLEAIGNADVVLVAPSNPVVSIAPILAVQQLKEAVLDGPAPVVGVSPIIGGSPVRGMADRCLATLGVEVSANGVAGLYGARRDNGLLDGWLVDTTDESANIPGVTTRAVPLWMTDEDKTATMVAEALRLAEELR; encoded by the coding sequence ATGCGGATCGTGGTCCTGACCGGGGGTATCGGCGGCGCCCGGTTCCTCGTGGGCGTGCGCGCACATGCGCGGCGCATCGGTGCCGAGGTCACTGCGGTGGTGAATGTCGGCGACGACGTGCGGATGCACGGCCTGCAGATCTGCCCCGACCTCGACAGCGTCATGTACACCCTGGGCGGCGCGGCCGACCCCGACCGCGGCTGGGGCCGCGTCGGCGAGACCTGGGTGGTCAAGGAGGAGCTGGCGAAATACGGCGCCGAGCCGTCGTGGTTCGGCCTGGGTGACAAGGACACCGCCACCCATCTCGTACGCACGACGATGCTCAACGCGGGTTATCCGCTGTCGGCCGTCACCACCGCACTGTGCGATCGGTGGCAGCCGGGCATCAAGATGCTCCCGGCCAGTGACGACCGCCTGGAGACCCACGTGGTCGTCGACGTCGAGGGTGAGCGCAAGGCCATCCACTTCCAGGAGTGGTGGGTGCGCTACCGCGGTGACGTGCCCACGCACCGGTTCGTTTTTGTCGGCGCGGAGACGGCCAAGCCCGCCGCGGGGGTCCTGGAGGCCATCGGCAACGCCGACGTCGTTCTGGTCGCCCCGAGCAATCCGGTGGTGAGCATCGCGCCGATCCTGGCCGTACAGCAGCTCAAGGAGGCCGTGCTGGACGGCCCGGCGCCGGTCGTCGGGGTGTCCCCCATCATCGGCGGCTCCCCCGTGCGCGGCATGGCCGACCGCTGCCTGGCCACCCTCGGCGTCGAGGTCAGCGCCAACGGCGTCGCCGGCCTCTACGGCGCCCGCCGCGACAACGGCCTGCTCGACGGCTGGCTCGTCGACACCACCGACGAGTCGGCGAACATCCCCGGCGTGACCACCCGCGCGGTCCCCCTGTGGATGACCGACGAGGACAAGACCGCCACGATGGTCGCCGAGGCCCTTCGGCTGGCGGAGGAGTTGCGATGA
- a CDS encoding mannose-1-phosphate guanylyltransferase, giving the protein MSENPGELYAVVPAGGSGTRLWPLSRAGHPKFLHPLTGTDASLLQATVERLAPLADPSRVLIVTGVAHAAAVARQLTELPAENILVEPSPRDSCAAIALAAAVIARRDPEAIMGSFAADHLIAENDRFINVIRQAMTGARQGLLMTLGITPTRPETGYGYVQCGGPVGDGPVLSVEEFKEKPLYDVAESYVKSGNYLWNAGMFVWRVDVFLSELARQQPQLHAGIARIAQAWDSPSREEVLGEVWQTLPRISVDYAVMEGAATVGRVGTVPGDFGWNDVGDFHTLGEVLTADSGGNVVVGSDVLNTPSVLLRETENLVVVPNSGRLVAALGVRDLIIVDTPDAVLVCPRNRAQEVKSLVDELKSKGDLHYI; this is encoded by the coding sequence ATGAGTGAGAACCCGGGCGAGCTGTACGCCGTCGTTCCCGCAGGTGGCAGTGGTACTCGTCTATGGCCACTGTCGAGGGCCGGTCACCCCAAGTTCCTGCACCCCCTGACCGGCACCGACGCCTCGCTGCTCCAGGCCACCGTGGAGCGCCTGGCGCCCCTGGCCGACCCCAGCCGCGTCCTGATCGTCACCGGCGTCGCCCACGCCGCCGCGGTCGCCCGCCAGCTCACCGAGCTCCCCGCGGAGAACATCCTCGTCGAGCCCTCACCCCGCGACTCCTGCGCGGCGATCGCGCTGGCCGCCGCCGTGATCGCCCGCCGCGACCCCGAAGCGATCATGGGCTCTTTCGCCGCCGACCACCTGATCGCCGAGAACGACCGCTTCATCAACGTCATCCGCCAGGCCATGACCGGCGCCCGCCAAGGCCTCCTCATGACCCTGGGCATCACGCCGACCCGCCCCGAGACCGGCTACGGCTACGTCCAGTGCGGCGGCCCGGTTGGCGACGGCCCGGTGCTCTCGGTCGAGGAATTCAAGGAAAAGCCCTTGTACGACGTGGCCGAGAGCTACGTAAAATCCGGCAACTACCTGTGGAACGCCGGCATGTTCGTCTGGCGCGTCGACGTCTTCCTGTCGGAGCTCGCCCGGCAGCAGCCCCAGCTCCACGCCGGCATCGCCCGCATCGCCCAGGCGTGGGATTCGCCGTCCCGCGAAGAAGTCCTGGGTGAGGTCTGGCAGACCCTGCCCCGCATCTCCGTCGACTACGCGGTGATGGAAGGCGCGGCCACCGTCGGCCGCGTCGGCACCGTCCCCGGCGACTTCGGCTGGAACGACGTCGGCGACTTCCACACCCTCGGCGAAGTCCTCACCGCCGACTCGGGCGGCAACGTGGTCGTCGGTTCCGATGTCCTGAACACGCCCAGCGTTCTCCTCCGTGAGACCGAGAACCTCGTGGTGGTCCCGAACTCCGGTCGTCTGGTCGCGGCTCTGGGCGTCCGCGACCTGATCATCGTGGATACGCCGGATGCCGTGCTGGTGTGCCCCCGTAATCGGGCCCAGGAAGTCAAGTCCCTGGTGGACGAGCTGAAGTCCAAGGGCGACCTGCACTACATCTAG
- a CDS encoding NUDIX hydrolase codes for MRATVLYDNAVATLTAWQATSDEADLARKRTLELLTAGPAAMTRAHRPGHVTASTLIVDDQRRVLLCLHGRLGMWMQLGGHCEPTDETLTSAALREATEESGIPGLRLDPDPIDVDIHAVRCGAAPGEPATESLHYDVRFLAVCPPGAIESISEESTALAWFTPDALPSPLAAGVTQQLAPAFARL; via the coding sequence CTGCGTGCAACCGTGCTCTACGACAACGCCGTGGCCACCCTGACCGCCTGGCAGGCCACCTCCGACGAGGCCGACCTGGCCCGCAAACGCACCCTCGAGCTGCTCACCGCCGGCCCGGCCGCAATGACCCGCGCCCACCGCCCCGGCCACGTCACCGCCAGCACGCTGATCGTCGACGACCAGCGCCGAGTGCTGCTGTGCCTCCACGGCCGCCTCGGCATGTGGATGCAACTGGGCGGCCACTGCGAGCCGACCGATGAAACGCTGACGTCGGCCGCCCTGCGGGAGGCCACCGAGGAGTCCGGCATCCCCGGTCTCCGCCTCGACCCCGACCCGATCGACGTCGACATCCACGCAGTCCGCTGCGGCGCCGCTCCCGGCGAGCCGGCGACCGAGTCCCTGCACTACGACGTCCGCTTCCTGGCCGTCTGCCCACCCGGCGCGATCGAGTCGATCAGCGAAGAGTCCACCGCGCTCGCCTGGTTCACACCGGACGCCCTCCCCAGCCCGCTGGCCGCCGGCGTCACCCAGCAACTGGCTCCGGCGTTCGCCCGGCTCTGA
- a CDS encoding coenzyme F420-0:L-glutamate ligase, whose protein sequence is MIDGLEVLPVRGIGDVTAGDDLAALITANAPWLRDGDVLVVTSKIVSKAEGRLVEVPADGPERELARERALASETRRVVARRGPTAIVQTHHGFVMAAAGIDASNVDKTHLVLLPADPDASARALRTALAARGLHVGVVISDTMGRAWRNGLTDVALGAAGIEPFRDHRGEIDPYGNELQLTQMAVIDELAAAGELVKGKCDQVPVAVVRGYPGAGTTETSGAVVLLRDAASDMFSLGTAEAHTAGLVSAATLPDTQPAAPGASTAAIARALATVADVITCAVSSSLTCTPVDLTPSGLMRLGADVHRLRSALAAEGLTSTVTWSDTSAQITVS, encoded by the coding sequence ATGATCGACGGCCTCGAGGTGCTGCCCGTCCGCGGCATCGGCGACGTGACCGCGGGTGACGACCTGGCCGCCCTGATCACCGCGAACGCCCCCTGGCTGCGCGACGGCGACGTCCTCGTCGTGACCAGCAAAATCGTCTCGAAGGCCGAGGGCCGCCTGGTCGAGGTCCCCGCGGACGGCCCCGAACGCGAGCTCGCCCGCGAGCGGGCCCTCGCCTCGGAGACCCGCCGCGTCGTCGCCCGCCGCGGCCCGACCGCCATCGTCCAGACCCACCACGGTTTTGTGATGGCCGCCGCGGGCATCGACGCCTCGAACGTCGACAAGACCCACCTGGTCCTGCTCCCCGCGGACCCGGACGCCTCGGCGCGCGCCCTGCGTACGGCCCTGGCCGCCCGGGGCCTCCACGTCGGCGTTGTCATCTCCGACACGATGGGCCGCGCCTGGCGCAACGGCCTGACCGACGTCGCCCTCGGCGCCGCCGGGATCGAGCCCTTCCGTGATCACCGCGGCGAGATCGACCCGTACGGCAACGAGCTCCAGCTCACCCAGATGGCCGTCATCGACGAACTCGCCGCCGCCGGCGAGCTGGTCAAGGGCAAGTGCGATCAGGTACCTGTGGCCGTGGTCCGCGGCTACCCCGGCGCCGGAACGACGGAGACGTCCGGTGCGGTGGTGCTGCTCCGCGACGCCGCCTCCGACATGTTCTCCCTGGGTACCGCCGAGGCCCACACCGCCGGCCTCGTGTCCGCAGCCACGCTCCCCGACACCCAGCCTGCTGCGCCGGGTGCTTCGACCGCAGCCATCGCTCGAGCGCTGGCTACCGTCGCGGACGTCATCACCTGTGCCGTTTCCAGCTCGCTGACCTGCACTCCCGTCGATCTGACACCTTCCGGCCTGATGCGCCTCGGCGCGGACGTCCACCGGCTGCGTTCCGCCCTGGCCGCCGAAGGTCTCACCTCGACAGTCACCTGGTCCGACACCAGCGCCCAGATCACCGTCTCCTGA
- a CDS encoding TIGR03089 family protein, which produces MIETIPAALAAAVRRDPTTPLLTWYDDASGDRTELSGATMANWVAKTANLLVDGVGLGSGDSVAVLMPPHWQTAAVLLGSWAAGLAADLGPDPRPVEVLFTTPERAEVAAGWSTTDRYATGLLPLAAPLRQIPPGFADYTVEVRAFGDYFSSSPVDKNDRALAGPVEESHLSVCEMATERAVELGIKPGDRVLVDASAYPDPTDWLLAPLIAGASIVLCGNLDAAKVQSRTEAEKATLLLA; this is translated from the coding sequence ATGATTGAGACGATTCCGGCAGCCCTCGCGGCCGCGGTGCGCCGCGACCCCACGACACCCCTGCTGACCTGGTACGACGATGCGAGCGGCGACCGCACCGAGCTGTCCGGGGCGACGATGGCCAACTGGGTGGCCAAGACCGCCAACCTGCTTGTCGACGGTGTGGGCCTCGGCTCCGGGGACTCGGTGGCCGTGCTGATGCCGCCGCACTGGCAGACCGCCGCTGTCCTGCTCGGTTCGTGGGCCGCGGGGCTCGCCGCCGACCTGGGTCCCGACCCGCGCCCGGTGGAGGTGCTCTTCACCACACCCGAGCGGGCCGAGGTCGCGGCGGGCTGGTCCACCACCGACCGGTACGCGACAGGCCTGCTGCCGCTCGCGGCTCCCCTGCGGCAGATCCCCCCGGGTTTTGCCGACTACACCGTCGAGGTACGCGCCTTCGGCGACTACTTCTCCTCCAGCCCCGTGGACAAGAACGACCGGGCGCTCGCGGGTCCGGTCGAGGAGAGCCACCTCTCGGTGTGCGAGATGGCGACCGAACGGGCTGTCGAGCTCGGCATCAAGCCCGGCGACCGGGTGCTCGTCGACGCGAGCGCCTACCCCGATCCGACGGACTGGCTGCTGGCGCCGCTGATCGCCGGGGCCAGCATTGTCCTCTGCGGCAACCTCGACGCGGCGAAGGTGCAGAGCCGCACCGAGGCGGAGAAGGCGACGCTGCTACTGGCGTGA
- a CDS encoding glycosyltransferase family 4 protein gives MTAGSPPRVLVDATSVPADRGGVGRYVDGLLGALGAIGPDRLDLAVVAQRSDAERYSRMLVNAEVIAGPSAVAHRPARLAWEQTGLPLLAQQVGAKVLHSPFYTCPLRAGCPVTVTVHDATFFTEPEHYDNTKRTFFRSAIKTSLRRAARVIVPSKATRDELIRLLDADPTHIDVAYHGVDQTAFHAPTEEEKARVRARLGLTDAGYVAFLGAKEPRKNVPNLIRGWARAVADWPRPPALVIAGGQGHDDDIDRAVAEVPSHLRLLRPGYLRYADLPGFLGGALVACYPSFGEGFGLPILEAMACATPVLTTPRLSLPEVGGDAVAYTTEDPDRIAEDLADLLHDEPRRLTLAKAGFDRAKEFTWAGSAEVHVATWNRVAV, from the coding sequence GTGACCGCCGGTAGTCCGCCCCGAGTCCTCGTCGACGCCACGAGCGTCCCCGCCGACCGGGGTGGTGTCGGCAGATATGTCGACGGCCTCCTGGGCGCCCTCGGCGCCATCGGGCCCGACCGCCTGGACCTCGCCGTGGTGGCGCAGCGTTCGGATGCGGAGCGTTACTCCCGCATGCTGGTGAACGCCGAGGTGATCGCCGGCCCGTCAGCCGTCGCGCACCGGCCCGCCCGGCTCGCCTGGGAGCAGACCGGCCTGCCGCTGCTGGCCCAGCAGGTCGGCGCCAAGGTGCTCCACTCGCCGTTCTACACCTGCCCGCTGCGGGCGGGCTGCCCCGTCACGGTGACGGTGCACGACGCGACGTTCTTCACCGAGCCCGAGCACTACGACAACACCAAGCGCACGTTCTTCCGCAGCGCCATCAAGACCTCGCTGCGCCGCGCCGCCCGTGTCATCGTGCCGAGCAAGGCGACCCGCGACGAGCTGATCCGCCTCCTCGACGCCGACCCGACCCACATCGACGTGGCCTACCACGGCGTCGACCAGACGGCGTTCCACGCGCCCACCGAGGAAGAAAAGGCCAGGGTGCGGGCTCGTCTGGGCCTCACCGATGCAGGCTACGTCGCCTTCCTCGGCGCCAAGGAACCCCGCAAGAACGTCCCCAACCTGATCCGCGGCTGGGCCCGCGCGGTCGCCGACTGGCCCCGCCCGCCGGCCCTGGTCATCGCCGGCGGCCAGGGCCACGACGACGACATCGACCGCGCGGTGGCCGAGGTCCCGTCCCACCTGCGCCTCCTGCGCCCCGGCTATCTCCGGTACGCCGACCTGCCCGGCTTCCTCGGCGGCGCCCTCGTGGCCTGCTACCCGTCGTTCGGCGAAGGTTTCGGCCTCCCCATCCTCGAAGCCATGGCCTGCGCCACGCCCGTGCTCACCACGCCGCGCCTGTCGCTGCCGGAGGTCGGAGGAGACGCGGTGGCGTACACGACCGAGGACCCCGACCGCATCGCCGAGGACCTCGCCGACCTCCTCCACGACGAGCCCCGCCGCCTGACACTCGCCAAGGCCGGCTTCGACCGCGCCAAGGAGTTCACCTGGGCCGGCAGCGCGGAGGTGCACGTCGCCACCTGGAACAGGGTGGCGGTGTGA